One window of Vitis riparia cultivar Riparia Gloire de Montpellier isolate 1030 chromosome 5, EGFV_Vit.rip_1.0, whole genome shotgun sequence genomic DNA carries:
- the LOC117915260 gene encoding fatty acyl-CoA reductase 2-like gives MTSFFKTSVIELKAVQKSSHVHRNDHGYGTNISTSLWKRKHTGIFCCQSGESDRALMQQSKTQKVRALKEMAVSTTTTPNTSITNGLGILQFLAGKTYFITGATGLLAKAVVEKILRTAPDVGKIFVLIKAKNKEAAVDRLKTEFINSELFECLKQRHGKYYQDFMLSKLAPVVGNLCESDLGIDANLISEIAQEVDVIINSAANTKFEERLHFINHLNI, from the exons ATGACTTCTTTCTTCAAAACTTCAGTCATTGAACTGAAAGCAGTGCAGAAATCATCTCATGTTCATAGAAATGACCATGGATATGGCACTAACATCTCTACTTCCTTGTGGAAGAGGAAGCACACTGGCATCTTCTGTTGCCAGAGTGGTGAAAGTGATAGAGCTTTGATGCAGCAATCGAAGACTCAAAAAGTTAGAGCTTTGAAAGAGATGGCAGtgtccaccaccaccacccccaATACTTCCATCACTAATGGTCTTGGAATTCTTCAGTTCCTTGCAGGGAAGACCTATTTTATAACTGGTGCAACTGGGTTACTAGCCAAAG CTGTTGTTGAGAAGATACTACGAACAGCACCTGATGTCGGTAAAATCTTCGTCTTGATCAAGGCGAAGAACAAGGAAGCTGCAGTGGACAGATTGAAAACTGAG tTCATAAATTCAGAGCTATTTGAGTGCTTGAAACAAAGGCATGGGAAGTATTATCAAGATTTCATGCTAAGCAAACTGGCTCCTGTTGTTGGGAACTTGTGTGAGTCTGATCTTGGCATCGATGCAAATTTGATTTCAGAGATTGCACAGGAAGTTGACGTTATAATAAATTCCGCAGCCAATACAAAATTTGAGGAGAGGTTGCACTTCATTAATCACTTGAATATATAG